From a region of the Fusobacterium sp. IOR10 genome:
- a CDS encoding MATE family efflux transporter: MKKINNKFIKSLMILAVPIILQNLITASLNLLDNVMVGHLGVSEIASIGLANQYYLLFFMTITGCAFGSGIFMSQFWGRKEIKNIKKYLGLSLISAVGFSILFAIGAMVYPKYIIRIFTSDAKVISLGVGYLKYVSLSYILTAISVSIQTCLRSTGQTSLPMKGSIIGLFFNGILNYIFIFGKLGVPPMGVSGAAIGTTFARGVELFYLTYMIYSKDNVIKSTLKELFGFSSFMIKSYIQKATPVIANDFLWILGMTFYSKAYALLGVEAIATMQIALIMNSLFLIFGQGIAIAASIMIGNNIGKGMSFKEIKKDAYNISIFTISMGIIIGLIFFLIAPYITLLFKVTKTVEYNVVYIIRIMSVVLPIRFFGVLQIIGTFRSGGDVLYAIYTEMMSLWVIGIPLAFFSAIYLKADIRIVYMFVCAEDIAKIFFIIPRLRSGKWIKVII, from the coding sequence ATGAAAAAAATAAATAATAAATTCATTAAGTCATTAATGATATTAGCAGTACCTATAATATTACAAAATTTAATTACAGCTTCCTTGAATCTTTTAGACAATGTAATGGTAGGACATTTGGGAGTTTCTGAAATAGCATCAATTGGTCTTGCAAATCAATATTATTTGTTATTTTTTATGACTATTACAGGTTGTGCCTTTGGATCAGGAATATTCATGTCACAGTTTTGGGGAAGAAAAGAAATAAAAAACATAAAAAAATATTTAGGATTATCTTTAATTTCAGCAGTTGGTTTTTCAATATTATTTGCCATAGGTGCAATGGTATATCCTAAGTATATAATTAGAATATTCACAAGTGATGCTAAAGTAATATCCCTAGGTGTTGGATATTTAAAGTATGTATCTTTAAGTTATATACTAACAGCTATATCTGTTAGTATTCAAACTTGTTTAAGAAGTACAGGACAAACATCCCTTCCTATGAAAGGAAGTATTATAGGATTATTTTTCAATGGAATACTCAATTATATATTTATTTTTGGGAAATTAGGTGTACCTCCAATGGGAGTTTCAGGAGCAGCAATAGGAACAACCTTTGCAAGGGGAGTTGAATTATTTTATTTAACTTATATGATTTATTCTAAGGACAATGTAATTAAATCAACTTTAAAGGAATTATTTGGATTCTCAAGTTTTATGATAAAATCCTATATACAAAAGGCTACCCCTGTAATTGCAAATGATTTTTTATGGATACTAGGGATGACTTTTTATTCTAAGGCCTATGCATTACTAGGTGTTGAAGCAATTGCCACTATGCAAATTGCTTTAATAATGAATAGTTTATTTTTAATATTTGGCCAAGGAATTGCAATAGCAGCGTCAATAATGATAGGAAATAATATAGGTAAGGGTATGTCCTTTAAAGAAATAAAAAAAGATGCCTATAATATTTCTATTTTTACCATAAGCATGGGGATAATAATAGGATTAATATTCTTTTTAATAGCTCCATATATTACTCTTTTATTTAAAGTAACTAAAACAGTTGAATACAATGTTGTTTATATAATAAGAATAATGTCTGTGGTACTTCCAATTAGGTTCTTTGGAGTTCTACAAATTATAGGTACATTTAGAAGTGGAGGAGACGTACTATATGCTATTTACACAGAAATGATGAGTTTATGGGTAATTGGTATTCCTCTAGCTTTCTTTTCAGCAATATATTTAAAGGCTGATATAAGGATTGTTTATATGTTTGTTTGTGCTGAAGACATAGCAAAAATATTCTTTATTATTCCTAGACTAAGGTCAGGAAAATGGATAAAAGTTATAATATAA
- a CDS encoding threonine/serine exporter ThrE family protein: MGYKCSEYEVLELVSFVGKLYLKNGAEVYKTEEIICNVGQHFGYTVETFSTLTCIVVSLSGRDKEYRSKVTRIKARDLNIQKLHLVNKLTNEIDKHTYKDFYREILKINDNYSLEFHRYVIGCVIVGISFGIVFGGGKPEAIIGGFGGLFLSLATSLFNKYNINGVLVNIAGSAACTTVACTATYLGYTTKTSIIIVGCLMILVPGLAFANSMRDFIAGDLIAGSSRLMEVIMVATSLSVGVGLVFKIFTLMGGVIY; the protein is encoded by the coding sequence ATGGGATACAAATGTAGCGAATATGAAGTTTTGGAACTTGTATCTTTTGTTGGAAAGTTATACTTAAAAAATGGAGCTGAAGTTTACAAAACTGAAGAGATAATCTGCAATGTTGGACAACATTTTGGATATACTGTAGAGACATTTTCCACTTTAACTTGCATAGTTGTATCTCTTTCTGGAAGAGACAAGGAATATCGTTCCAAGGTAACTAGAATAAAGGCTAGGGACTTAAACATACAAAAACTTCATTTGGTTAACAAACTTACAAATGAGATAGACAAACATACTTACAAAGATTTTTACAGGGAAATTTTAAAGATAAATGACAATTATTCTTTGGAATTTCATAGATATGTAATTGGATGTGTTATTGTTGGAATCTCCTTTGGTATTGTTTTTGGAGGGGGAAAACCTGAAGCAATTATTGGGGGATTTGGAGGATTATTTTTAAGTTTGGCCACTTCACTTTTTAACAAATACAATATTAATGGGGTTCTTGTTAATATTGCAGGTAGTGCTGCTTGTACAACTGTTGCATGTACAGCAACTTATTTAGGATACACCACTAAAACATCAATTATTATTGTAGGTTGCCTTATGATTTTAGTTCCTGGTCTTGCCTTTGCTAATTCAATGAGGGATTTTATTGCAGGGGATTTAATAGCTGGAAGTTCTAGATTAATGGAAGTTATCATGGTTGCCACATCTCTTTCTGTTGGAGTTGGACTTGTTTTCAAGATTTTCACTTTAATGGGAGGTGTTATCTATTGA
- a CDS encoding SulP family inorganic anion transporter has product MIGYTPKLLTALRGYSKEEFIKDIIAGVIVAIIALPLSIALALASGVGPKEGLYTAIVAGFVIATFGGSRVQVSGPTAAFATIVAGIVATKGMDGLVVATILAGIILILMGVFKMGILIKYIPYTIVTGFTAGIAITIIIGQVKDFLGLTFKNSPIESLDKVYEIILNLSTLKKESLGIGILALIILIFWPKINERIPGSLVAVIFTALIVKVLDLNINTIGSLYNVSASLPTFKLPTVSINMITELLPSAFTIAILASIESLLSCVVSDGMIGGKHDSNSELIGQGLGNIASGLFGGIPATGAIARTAANVKNGGRSPIAAMVHAIVLFLILVILMPYAALIPMATIAAILFIVAYNMSGWRECVGILKRAPKSDIAVFLMTFLLTIVFDLVIAIEVGLILSSLLFMKRMVDETKVRRWTETEMDTENFHNIPKDILVYEIEGPMFFAAAETFLKILPDKNTRVIIIRMRSVGAIDISVMKVIKGFINKCKEDNIKIVISDIQPQPYRALLKAGYVEKIGADNFVTNINSALEKAKKL; this is encoded by the coding sequence ATGATAGGCTATACACCAAAATTATTAACAGCTTTAAGGGGGTATTCAAAGGAAGAATTTATAAAGGATATTATAGCAGGGGTGATAGTTGCCATAATAGCTCTACCTTTGTCAATAGCTTTAGCTTTAGCTTCAGGGGTTGGGCCAAAGGAAGGACTTTACACAGCAATAGTTGCAGGTTTTGTAATTGCAACCTTTGGAGGATCAAGGGTTCAAGTTAGTGGGCCAACAGCAGCATTTGCAACTATAGTTGCAGGAATAGTTGCAACTAAGGGTATGGATGGGCTAGTTGTGGCCACTATACTAGCAGGGATTATTTTAATACTTATGGGAGTATTTAAAATGGGGATATTAATAAAATACATTCCATACACAATAGTAACAGGTTTTACAGCAGGTATTGCAATAACAATTATTATTGGACAAGTTAAGGATTTCTTAGGTTTAACTTTTAAAAATTCACCTATAGAGTCCCTAGACAAAGTATATGAAATTATTTTAAACCTAAGTACTCTTAAAAAGGAAAGCCTGGGAATTGGAATTTTAGCATTAATTATTTTAATTTTTTGGCCTAAAATAAATGAAAGAATACCAGGGAGTTTAGTAGCTGTAATTTTCACAGCTTTAATAGTTAAAGTTTTAGATTTAAATATAAATACCATAGGTTCACTGTACAATGTTTCAGCAAGTTTACCAACATTTAAACTACCTACAGTTAGTATAAATATGATAACAGAATTATTACCCAGTGCCTTTACAATAGCTATATTAGCCTCAATAGAATCTTTGCTATCATGTGTAGTTTCAGATGGAATGATAGGGGGGAAACATGATTCTAATTCAGAATTAATAGGTCAAGGTCTTGGAAATATAGCTTCTGGATTATTTGGTGGAATACCAGCAACAGGTGCCATAGCAAGAACAGCTGCAAATGTTAAAAATGGAGGACGTTCCCCTATTGCAGCAATGGTTCATGCAATAGTATTGTTTCTAATTTTAGTTATTCTAATGCCCTATGCAGCTTTAATACCAATGGCAACAATTGCAGCAATTTTATTTATAGTTGCATATAATATGTCAGGGTGGAGAGAATGTGTTGGTATTTTAAAAAGAGCTCCAAAATCAGATATAGCCGTATTTTTAATGACTTTCTTATTAACTATTGTCTTTGATTTAGTTATAGCAATAGAAGTTGGATTAATCTTAAGTTCTCTATTATTTATGAAGAGAATGGTTGATGAAACAAAGGTTCGTCGTTGGACTGAAACTGAAATGGATACAGAAAATTTTCATAATATTCCAAAGGATATATTAGTTTATGAAATTGAAGGACCAATGTTTTTTGCAGCAGCAGAGACATTTTTAAAAATATTACCTGATAAAAATACAAGGGTAATAATTATTAGAATGCGTTCAGTTGGAGCTATAGATATTTCTGTAATGAAGGTTATAAAGGGATTTATCAATAAATGTAAAGAGGATAATATAAAGATAGTTATTTCAGATATTCAACCTCAACCTTATAGAGCCCTATTAAAAGCTGGATATGTTGAGAAAATAGGTGCAGATAATTTTGTTACTAATATTAACAGTGCCCTTGAAAAGGCAAAAAAATTATAA
- a CDS encoding FprA family A-type flavoprotein, translating into MNLRKIIGKDIYWIGVNDRKTERFENYLPLPHGVTYNSYIIDDEKVCLIDTVESGSSIEFLNKVKYVIGDKKIDYLIVNHMEPDHSGAMEEIINLFPEVKIVGNKMTLRMIKAFYHDFDESKFLCVNEEFELDLGTHKLGFATIPMVHWPESMVTYDKTEKILFSNDAFGGFGTLNGGLFDDEVDFNDFRAEMRRYYANIIGKYGMQVNKAISKLSQLEIDYICPSHGLLWRNKIPGVIKLYSDWGNFIPEEKGVIVAYGSMYGNTEKMAEIVAKELFRCGIKNVRVYDVSKTDSSVIIGEVWKYQGLILGSCAHNGAVYPKMIPLISKLNNYGVKNRYLGIFGNMMWSGGGVKGLEKFAQETKGIEKVGESVEAKGAPTEEIITRLKALAKEMADKIL; encoded by the coding sequence ATGAATTTGAGGAAAATAATAGGAAAAGATATATATTGGATAGGGGTAAATGATAGAAAAACTGAAAGATTTGAAAATTATTTACCATTACCTCACGGGGTAACATATAATTCTTATATAATAGATGATGAGAAGGTTTGCTTAATAGATACAGTTGAATCAGGATCAAGTATAGAGTTTTTAAATAAAGTAAAATATGTAATAGGTGACAAAAAAATTGATTATTTAATTGTTAATCATATGGAACCAGATCATTCAGGGGCAATGGAAGAAATTATAAATTTATTTCCAGAAGTTAAAATAGTGGGAAATAAAATGACTTTAAGAATGATAAAGGCTTTTTATCATGATTTTGATGAAAGTAAATTTTTATGTGTAAATGAAGAGTTTGAATTGGATTTAGGAACTCATAAATTAGGTTTTGCAACTATTCCAATGGTACATTGGCCAGAATCAATGGTAACTTACGATAAAACAGAAAAAATATTATTTTCAAATGATGCCTTTGGAGGTTTTGGAACTTTAAATGGAGGGCTATTTGATGATGAAGTTGATTTTAATGACTTTAGAGCTGAAATGAGAAGATATTATGCAAACATAATAGGAAAATATGGAATGCAAGTAAATAAAGCTATTTCAAAGTTGTCACAGTTGGAAATAGACTACATTTGTCCATCTCATGGTCTTTTGTGGAGAAATAAAATTCCTGGAGTTATTAAACTTTATTCTGATTGGGGAAATTTTATTCCTGAAGAAAAGGGAGTTATAGTAGCCTATGGAAGTATGTATGGGAATACAGAAAAAATGGCAGAAATAGTGGCTAAGGAATTATTTAGATGTGGAATTAAAAATGTTAGAGTATATGATGTTTCTAAAACAGATTCCTCAGTAATTATAGGGGAAGTTTGGAAATATCAAGGACTTATCCTAGGAAGCTGTGCTCACAATGGAGCTGTTTATCCTAAAATGATACCACTAATATCAAAATTAAATAACTATGGAGTTAAAAATAGATATTTAGGAATATTTGGAAATATGATGTGGAGCGGTGGAGGAGTTAAAGGTTTAGAAAAATTTGCACAAGAAACAAAGGGAATTGAAAAAGTAGGAGAATCAGTTGAAGCAAAGGGAGCTCCAACTGAAGAGATAATAACTAGATTAAAGGCCCTAGCTAAAGAAATGGCTGATAAAATTTTGTAA
- a CDS encoding GntR family transcriptional regulator, which yields MGCYLNLKEKAYDLIKHKIMNIDFKPGDYLEEKKLSELLDVSRTPIREALARLESEIWITSLPRKGMFVTQVDENMLNSIFQARKNFEPIILKMAFSNLSEIKLKIFKKRFEVYNSLSQEERDKLDNDLHLYFLNSVDNVFVKSMMNTTFEHLIRVRKISFDKRSMERIYTSNDEHIHIIDLILEGKKEEAIKAFEEHIENSYIYYLGLLF from the coding sequence ATGGGGTGTTATTTAAATTTAAAAGAAAAGGCCTATGACCTTATTAAGCATAAAATTATGAATATTGATTTTAAACCTGGAGACTATTTAGAGGAAAAGAAACTAAGTGAACTACTTGATGTTAGTAGAACCCCTATTAGAGAAGCTCTAGCAAGACTAGAATCTGAAATATGGATTACAAGTTTACCTAGAAAAGGAATGTTTGTAACTCAAGTTGATGAAAATATGTTAAACAGTATTTTCCAAGCTAGAAAGAATTTTGAACCAATTATTTTAAAAATGGCTTTTTCAAATCTGTCAGAAATAAAATTAAAAATTTTTAAAAAAAGATTTGAAGTTTATAACTCTCTATCTCAAGAGGAAAGGGATAAATTAGATAATGATCTTCATTTATATTTTTTAAATTCTGTTGACAATGTATTTGTAAAATCTATGATGAACACAACATTTGAACACCTTATTAGAGTAAGAAAAATTTCCTTTGATAAGAGAAGTATGGAAAGAATATATACATCAAATGATGAACATATTCATATTATTGATTTAATATTAGAAGGAAAAAAGGAAGAAGCTATTAAAGCCTTTGAAGAACATATAGAAAATTCATATATTTATTATCTTGGATTACTATTTTAA
- a CDS encoding HAD family hydrolase, producing MKNKNIKLVVTDLDGTFVNKNKEVSEINKKAVNTLIEKGIEFVVASGRDYTSIKDLTRDITNINYYICLNGAKIYKDGKIIYKKTVDRDISLDILQRATKMNINYSGTAGKDICYSQLDTEYYKEFALEKRNFNFISNEDKKNVVVRDFEKMVFYGDLNYLKNLRDYVEDKYSNVVNVFVSGDNIMDIVNIQCNKGNALKIVSEDCKIPLANIMAFGDNENDLAMLEEAGLPIAVKNAKDVVKNKIKERTDSNENSGVGNYLNKYFNL from the coding sequence ATGAAAAATAAAAATATAAAATTAGTAGTTACAGATTTAGATGGAACCTTTGTAAATAAAAATAAAGAGGTTAGTGAAATAAACAAAAAAGCAGTAAATACTTTAATAGAAAAAGGTATAGAATTTGTAGTAGCTTCAGGAAGGGATTATACTAGTATAAAGGACTTAACAAGGGATATTACAAATATAAATTACTATATTTGTTTAAATGGAGCTAAAATTTATAAGGATGGGAAAATAATTTATAAAAAAACAGTGGACAGGGACATTTCCCTTGATATTTTACAAAGAGCCACTAAAATGAATATAAACTATAGTGGAACAGCAGGAAAGGATATCTGCTATTCTCAACTTGATACAGAATATTATAAGGAATTTGCCCTTGAAAAAAGAAATTTTAATTTTATTTCAAATGAGGACAAAAAAAATGTTGTTGTAAGGGATTTTGAGAAAATGGTTTTTTATGGGGACTTAAATTATCTAAAAAATTTAAGGGACTATGTGGAAGATAAGTACTCAAATGTTGTTAATGTATTTGTTTCAGGGGATAATATAATGGATATTGTAAATATTCAATGTAACAAGGGAAATGCCTTGAAGATAGTATCAGAAGATTGTAAAATTCCCCTTGCTAATATAATGGCTTTTGGAGATAATGAAAATGATTTAGCAATGCTAGAGGAAGCAGGATTACCAATAGCTGTTAAAAATGCAAAGGACGTAGTTAAAAACAAGATCAAAGAAAGAACAGATTCCAATGAAAATAGCGGAGTTGGAAATTACTTGAATAAATATTTTAACTTATAA
- a CDS encoding threonine/serine exporter family protein, whose translation MIIQFIFSILSVIGFTIIFNVRGKIAFWSAIGGGIGWVIYLFTKEIGFSLGVSFFLAGAWITFVSQLIAIYFKTPVTSALIPTLTPLVPGGGAYYTMFYLLNEKYDLALQKGTETIVVCGAIILGFLTVSEIFRLYLLRKKRIERIKKQ comes from the coding sequence TTGATAATTCAATTTATATTTTCAATTTTAAGTGTTATTGGTTTTACAATTATATTTAATGTTAGGGGAAAAATTGCATTCTGGTCTGCTATTGGAGGGGGAATTGGTTGGGTAATATATTTATTTACTAAAGAAATTGGTTTTTCCCTTGGAGTTTCCTTTTTTCTAGCTGGAGCTTGGATAACATTTGTATCCCAATTAATTGCAATATACTTTAAAACCCCTGTTACTTCAGCTTTAATTCCAACATTAACCCCTCTTGTTCCAGGGGGAGGAGCCTATTATACAATGTTTTATCTTTTAAATGAAAAATATGATCTTGCTTTACAAAAAGGTACAGAAACTATTGTTGTTTGTGGGGCAATTATTCTAGGGTTCCTAACTGTTTCTGAAATATTTAGACTGTATCTCTTAAGAAAAAAAAGAATAGAAAGAATAAAAAAACAGTAA
- the lgt gene encoding prolipoprotein diacylglyceryl transferase has product MNPILFSLGKIKITYYGLMYAISFLLGIEIAKKYGEKKGLSPEAIENYAFIAMISGLIGGRIYYVIFNLDYYLAYPGDILAVWKGGMAIHGGILGGIIGTCIYGRIKKLNPLLLGDCVAVPLLLGQAIGRIGNLMNGEIYGVPTFTPLKYIFTLKPKFYEWFNYYNSLSVDGKGAFKELVPWGLVFPNSSPAGTEFPNLPLHPAMLYELVLNLIGVLFLWFFLRKKNYKTGTLWCSYIIIYSIIRTFVSFFRAEDLMFYGFRAPHVISVVLIIISSLLIYKINKKNKN; this is encoded by the coding sequence ATGAACCCTATACTATTTTCACTTGGAAAAATTAAAATAACTTATTATGGTCTTATGTATGCAATATCTTTTTTACTTGGAATTGAAATTGCAAAAAAATATGGAGAGAAAAAAGGTCTTTCCCCTGAAGCAATAGAAAATTATGCATTTATTGCTATGATATCAGGATTGATTGGAGGAAGAATATACTATGTGATTTTTAACTTAGATTATTATCTTGCTTATCCTGGGGATATTTTAGCTGTATGGAAGGGTGGTATGGCCATTCACGGTGGTATTTTAGGAGGTATCATTGGAACTTGTATATATGGTCGTATAAAAAAGCTAAATCCTCTTCTTTTAGGAGACTGTGTAGCTGTCCCTCTTCTTCTTGGACAGGCTATTGGTAGAATTGGTAATCTTATGAATGGAGAAATCTATGGAGTTCCAACTTTTACCCCTTTAAAATATATTTTCACATTGAAACCAAAATTTTATGAATGGTTTAACTACTATAATTCTTTGTCAGTTGATGGAAAGGGAGCATTTAAAGAGCTTGTACCTTGGGGACTTGTTTTTCCAAATTCTTCCCCTGCTGGAACTGAATTTCCAAATTTACCTTTGCATCCTGCAATGTTATATGAACTTGTATTAAATTTAATTGGAGTTTTATTCCTTTGGTTCTTTTTAAGAAAAAAGAATTATAAAACTGGAACATTGTGGTGTAGTTATATAATAATTTACAGTATTATTAGAACATTTGTTAGTTTCTTTAGAGCTGAAGATCTAATGTTTTATGGATTTAGAGCCCCCCATGTAATAAGTGTTGTATTAATAATTATATCTAGTTTATTAATATATAAGATAAACAAAAAAAATAAAAATTAG
- a CDS encoding META domain-containing protein, protein MKKVLLSIVLGLSLIGCSSLKSVPNKKILGKSYVLSSSSKDYKISLNFAEDNFFGYSGVNNYFGKYEVQGNNLKFDAIGSTLMSGPTKAMNAEIDYLNSLGEVNSFYFYKEQLVLKTINGKKLLFNEIKD, encoded by the coding sequence ATGAAAAAAGTTTTACTATCCATTGTTTTAGGTCTATCCCTTATAGGATGTTCATCTTTAAAATCTGTGCCAAATAAAAAAATCTTGGGAAAAAGTTATGTTTTAAGTTCTTCTTCTAAAGATTATAAAATTTCCCTTAACTTTGCAGAGGATAATTTCTTTGGATATTCTGGAGTTAATAATTATTTTGGAAAATATGAAGTTCAAGGAAATAATCTTAAATTTGACGCCATTGGTTCTACATTAATGAGTGGTCCAACTAAGGCAATGAATGCTGAAATTGATTACTTAAATTCTTTAGGTGAAGTTAATTCCTTTTATTTTTACAAAGAACAGTTAGTTTTAAAAACTATCAATGGAAAAAAATTATTGTTTAATGAAATTAAAGATTAA
- a CDS encoding type III pantothenate kinase — MYIVFDVGNTHMCTSILRNDGFVLETFRKSTDEKTTEDEFFTFFKSMLEVNEIQIDEIKGMMVSSVVPMVTQMLKFFAKKYFNIDIFIVDMDKHLPFVFEEGNNSKGMGPDRIIDIVQALKEYPDRNLIIFDFGTATTYEVLKKNVYIGGGIFPGIRTTFNALFGRTARIPKVDYCEIDTVLGKDTVEQIQCAIFNGYIGQVKYLIEKIKEEVGEDFFVIATGGLSKIMGEKVEEINICSSRLSIRGIYTLYKMNEKINK, encoded by the coding sequence ATGTATATAGTTTTTGATGTGGGAAACACTCATATGTGTACCAGTATACTTAGAAATGACGGGTTTGTTTTGGAAACTTTTAGAAAGTCAACTGATGAAAAAACTACAGAGGATGAATTTTTTACTTTTTTTAAAAGTATGCTTGAGGTTAATGAAATTCAAATAGATGAAATAAAGGGAATGATGGTTTCATCTGTTGTACCTATGGTAACTCAAATGTTGAAATTTTTTGCAAAAAAATATTTTAATATTGACATATTCATAGTTGATATGGATAAACATTTACCCTTTGTCTTTGAAGAGGGAAACAATTCAAAGGGAATGGGACCAGATAGAATAATAGATATAGTACAAGCTCTAAAGGAATATCCAGATAGGAATCTTATTATATTTGATTTTGGGACAGCTACAACCTATGAAGTTTTAAAAAAGAATGTTTATATTGGTGGGGGAATATTTCCTGGAATAAGAACTACTTTTAATGCATTATTTGGAAGAACTGCAAGAATTCCAAAGGTTGACTATTGTGAAATAGATACTGTTTTAGGAAAGGATACAGTTGAACAAATTCAATGTGCAATATTTAACGGATATATAGGGCAAGTTAAATATCTTATTGAAAAAATAAAAGAGGAAGTTGGAGAAGATTTCTTTGTAATTGCAACTGGTGGTCTTAGTAAAATAATGGGAGAAAAGGTAGAGGAAATAAATATTTGTAGTTCTAGATTAAGTATTAGAGGAATATACACTTTATACAAAATGAATGAAAAAATAAACAAATAA
- a CDS encoding exodeoxyribonuclease III, which produces MKFISWNVNGIRACVKKGFLDFFNEVDADIFCLQETKLQEGQIDLELEGYYQYWNYAERKGYSGTALFTKKKPLKVTYGMDIEEHDKEGRIITAEYEDFYFVTIYTPNSKTKLERLEYRMTWEDDFKSYLKNLEKSKPVIFCGDLNVAHKEIDLKNPKANKKNAGFTDEERGKFTNLVEDGFIDTFRYFYPDAIEQYSWWSYRFSARTRNAGWRIDYFMVSKALENRLQSAKIHNEILGSDHCPVEVVIK; this is translated from the coding sequence ATGAAATTTATTTCATGGAATGTGAACGGGATTAGAGCTTGTGTAAAAAAAGGATTTTTAGATTTTTTCAATGAGGTAGATGCAGATATATTCTGTCTTCAAGAAACAAAATTACAAGAGGGACAAATTGATTTAGAACTTGAAGGTTATTATCAATATTGGAATTATGCAGAGAGAAAAGGTTATTCTGGAACAGCACTTTTTACAAAGAAAAAACCTTTGAAAGTTACATATGGAATGGACATAGAAGAACATGATAAAGAAGGAAGAATAATCACAGCAGAATATGAGGATTTTTATTTTGTAACTATATACACTCCAAATTCTAAAACTAAATTGGAAAGATTAGAATATAGAATGACTTGGGAAGATGATTTTAAATCATATTTGAAAAATTTAGAAAAATCAAAGCCAGTTATTTTCTGTGGTGACTTAAATGTTGCTCACAAGGAAATAGATTTGAAAAACCCCAAGGCAAACAAAAAAAATGCAGGATTTACAGATGAAGAAAGAGGAAAATTTACTAATCTAGTGGAAGATGGATTTATAGATACCTTCCGTTATTTCTACCCAGATGCAATAGAACAATACTCTTGGTGGTCTTATAGATTCAGTGCAAGAACAAGAAATGCAGGGTGGAGGATAGACTACTTTATGGTTTCTAAAGCTTTGGAAAATAGATTACAGTCAGCTAAAATTCACAATGAAATCCTAGGGTCAGATCATTGTCCTGTGGAAGTTGTAATTAAATAA